In Ferrigenium kumadai, the DNA window GGAGGTCTTTCACGGCGAGCAGACAATCAAGTTTTCTTACAACGTCCTGACCCGGCAATACCGCATCTCGCGCGGTGCACTGTTCCAGAATTTCGCCAGTTTTGAAGATGCGTTGAATATCCTGGCGCGGCAAAGCTCCCTGCCCTTCTCCTCGGATCTGATGAAAAAGGACGGCAACTATACTGCGGCGGTGCGTCTGCGCCTGGATACGGCGCAACTGCCCAAGCTGTTGCAGGTGAATGCGCTGACCGGCAAGGACTGGAACCTCGATTCCGAATGGTATCGCTGGGTGGCGCGTGTTCCGGCTGCAAACGGCGAAGGCAAGGCGGAGTGACGGCGCAGTGAAATACCTCATTCTTGTCAGTGTGGTGGTCGGCGGTGCGTTGCTTTACCTGCTGTCCAGCAGCAGCGCAGACACCGAAGTGTTTTCGCTGAACTACTACAGCCTGCTCGGCTTGACCGGTACTCTGGCTGTTTGCTTGATGGGGCTGGTCGGTTACCAGTTGTGGCGCCTGCGCAACAAGCTCCGGAACAGGGTGTTCGGAGCGAAACTGACCTTGCGACTGGTGCTGTTCTTCACTTTGATCGCGGTGGTGCCGGGGATACTGGTCTATGCGGTCTCGGTACAATTCCTGGGCAAGAGCATCGAGTCGTGGTTCGACGTGCGCGTCGAAAAGGCGCTGGAGGGCGGCCTCAATCTTGGCCGGAGCAGCCTGGACAACAGTCTGAAGGAGTTGTCCAAGAAGACCCAGTTCATCGGGTTGTTGTTGGCGGAAAAACAACCGGAACAGTATCAGCGCGCCTTAGACCAGCTGGTGGACGAGAAGGTGGCGCAGGAAGCGGCGCTGTTCTCCGCCAAGGGGAATCTGGTCGCGTTCTCCTCGGGCGGACGACACTCCCTGCAGCCGGATATGCCGGATAGCGAGTTGTTGCGGCTGACGCTGGAAAAGGGCGAGAACGCCGTAATCGATACCCTGCCGCAAAAAGGATTGACGCTGCGAGCGCTGGTGGCTGTGGATTCCAATACCCACGGCGCTCGCTATGTACTGCAATTTACCCAGCCGGTGCCCAAGCAGATCGAGGCAGACGCCGAAACCGTGCAGGCGGTATACCGCGATTACCAGGAACTGACGCTGTCTCGCTTGGGTCTGAAACGGCTGTATGCGATCACCCTCACGCTGTCGCTGCTGGTGGTGTTGCTGACGGCGGTGTCGGCCGCGTTCTTCATCAGCGAGCGTCTGGGCGCCTCTCTAGAAGCCTTGGCCGAGGGCACGCGCGCCGTGGCGCAGGGCGACTTCACTCGCCAGCATCCGATTCAGAGCAGCGACGAACTGGGTGCATTGACCGGCCTGTTCAATCAGATGACGCGACAGCTATTCGATGCCAAACAGGCCAGCGAACAGCAACAGCGAGAAGTGGAAAGCGCCAAAGCGCATTTGGAAAGCGTGCTGACCCACTTGTCTTCTGGCGTGCTGGCCCTGGACGATGGATTGCGTCTGCGCTCGGTGAATCCCAGCGCGGGACAGATCCTTGGCGCACCGCTGCAGGAGATGCTGCGTATGCCGCTGGACCAGATCGCCGAGAAATACAGTCTGCTGGGTTCATTCTGCCAGACGGTGATGGAGGCGTTCGGTGAGACGCCCAACGGCGAATGGCAGCGCCAGATCGAGCGGCTCAGCAAAAACGGCGTGCAGATTCTGCTGATGCGCGGGACTCGCCTGCCGCAAGGCGGGGAAGCGGGTTACGTCGTGGTGTTCGACGACATCAGCCATCTGTTGCAAGCGGAGCGCCAGGCGGCATGGGGCGAAGTGGCGCGGCGGCTGGCGCATGAGATCAAGAATCCGCTTACACCGATCCAGCTCTCGGCGGAACGCCTGCAGCACAAACTCAGCGACAAGCTGGACGAGAGCGGCGCGCAATTGTTGAAACGCGCCACTCAGACTATCGTCAGCCAGGTCGCCGCGATGAAGAATATGGTGGGCGATTTCGCCAACTACGCGCGCGGCCCGGCGTTGAAACTGTCGCGCCTGGATGTGCACAAGCTGATCAAGGAAGTGCTTGGACTGTATGAGGCGAACGCCATTCCCATCGTGTTGAAGCTGGAGGCCTCGCATAGCGAAGTCAACGGCGATGCAACCCGTTTGCGTCAGGTCGTACACAACCTGCTGCAGAACGCGCAGGACGCGTTGCAGGGCGTCGCTCAGCCGCAGATCACGCTGACGACCGAGACGCAGGGGCGCGAGATCCATCTGCGTGTCGAAGACAACGGCGCGGGCTTTTCCGAGAGCGTGCTGGCGCGCGCCTTCGAACCGTATATGACAACCAAGACCAAGGGCACGGGATTGGGACTGGCGATCGTGAAAAAGATCGTGGAAGAACATGGCGGCCGCATCGCCATCGAAAATAACCAAAACGGCGGAGCGCGGATCAATATCCATCTGCCGTTGACGGAGGAAGCATAATGGCAAGCAAGCAAATACTGGTCGTGGATGACGAGATCGGCATTCGCGAATTGTTGTCGGAGATTTTGTTCGACGAGGGTTATCAGGTACATCTGGCGGAGAACGCCGAGCAGGCGCGCAGTTATCGCAACGAGCGCGAGCCGGATCTGGTGCTGCTTGATATCTGGATGCCGGACACCGATGGGGTGACCCTGCTCAAGGAATGGGTCGAGCAGGACCTGTTGACCATGCCGGTGGTGATGATGTCTGGCCACGGTACTATCGAAACGGCGGTCGAGGCGACGCGCATCGGTGCGGTCGACTTTCTGGAAAAGCCCATCTCATTGCAGAAGTTGCTCGGTACCGTCGCCAAGGCCATCAAGGAAGGGGCACCCAAGCCGCCGGTACCGGTCGACGAGGTGCCAAACCAGCAGATCACCCTGGATATCGACGGGCAGATGCAGCAATTCTCCTTGCCGCTCGATCTGCCGTTGCGCGAGGCGCGAGAGCACTTCGACGCGTTCTACTTCGACTACCATTTGCAGAAAGAGGGCGGCAACATTACCCGGGTGGCCGAAAAGGTCGGTCTGGAACGCACCCATCTGTACCGCAAACTGAAGCAGCTGGGCATCAAGTTCGCCAAAAAGGGCGGAGAGGACGAAACCCAGTAAAAAAGCCAATGTTGACCGGAGGTTGCCCAAATCCGGGGGCTGCGGCATAATTGCCGGCCCAGAATTTAATCTTCATTATTAATCCAACAAATAACCCCATCCCGCGTGGATGTTTAGGAGGCAAAAGCAATGGCTGCGACACGCAACGTAACCCCACCAAAATACAACGACATTACCGGCGCGATCCGCATGCTGGCAGTGGATGCCGTGCAAAAAGCCAACTCCGGTCACCCGGGCGCCCCGATGGGCATGGCGGAAATCGCCGACGTGCTGTGGAACCGCCATCTGCGTCACAATCCCGCGAACCCGAAGTGGCCAGATCGTGACCGCTTCATCCTGTCCAACGGCCACGGCTCGATGCTGGTCTACGCGCTGCTGCATTTGTCCGGCTACGATCTGCCGATCGAAGAGCTGAAGCGTTTCCGCCAGATGCATTCCAAGACTCCGGGGCACCCCGAGTACGGTTACACCCCGGGCGTGGAAACCACCGGTGGCCCGCTGGGCCAAGGCATCACCAACGCTGTCGGTATGGCGATGGCTGAAAAGCTGCTGGCCAACGAGTTCAACAAGCCGGGTCACGAGATCGTCAATCACCACACCTATGTGTTCCTCGGCGACGGCTGCATGATGGAAGGCATCTCGCACGAAGCCTGCGCGCTGGCCGGCACCTGGGGTCTGGGCAAGCTGACTGCGTTCTGGGATGACAACAACATCTCCATCGACGGCCACATCGACGGCTGGTATACCGACGACACCGCGAAGCGTTTCGAAGCTTACGGCTGGCATGTCATTGCCAACGTACAGGGGCATGATTCCGATGCCATCGACGCCGCAATCAAGGCAGCCCATGCGGTTACCGACAAGCCGACCCTGATCTGCTGCAAGACCATCATTGGCGCAGGCTCTCCCAACAAGGAAGGCACGCACGACGTGCACGGCGCAGCGCTGGGTGCTGACGAAGTGGCCGCGACGCGCGAACACATCGGCTGGAAATATCCTCCGTTCGAAATCCCGGCTCACGTGTATGAGGCATGGGATGCCCGCACCAAGGGTGCAGGCCTGGAAAAACTGTGGAACAACAAGTTCGCCGAATACAAGAAGGCCTTCCCGAAGGAAGCCGCCGAGTTCGAGCGCCGTATCAATAACCAGTTGCCGGCCGACTGGGCTGCTCACGCTGCCGAGTTCATCGCCAAGACCAACGAGAAGGCCGAGACCATCGCCACTCGCAAGGCTTCGCAGAACGCAATCAATGGCCTGCAACCCGCGCTGCCCGAGTTCCTGGGCGGTTCCGCCGACCTGACCGGTTCCAACCTGACCAACTGGACAGGTGCGCACCACGTTTCCGGCAAGAAGCCGGGTAACTACATCAGCTATGGCGTGCGCGAGTTCGGCATGTCGCACATCATGAACGGCATGGCGCTGCACGGCGGTTTCCTGCCGTTCGGCGGCACTTTCCTGATGTTCTCCGAATACGCACGCAATGCGTTGCGCATGTCGGCATTGATGAAGCAGCGCGTGATCTACGTGTTCACCCACGACTCCATCGGTCTGGGCGAAGACGGTCCGACTCACCAGCCGGTCGAGCAGACTGCTACCCTGCGCTACATCCCGAACATGGAAGTATGGCGTCCGTGCGACACCGTTGAATCCGCCGTGGCATGGGTTGCTGCAGTCGAGCGCAACGACGGTCCGTCCAGCCTCATCTTCAGCCGCCAGAATCTGGCGTTCCAGAAGCGCGACGCAGCTCAGATCGCTGCCATCCGCAAGGGAGCCTACGTGTTGTCCGAGGCAGCAGGCGGCAAGCCGCAAGCCGTGATCATCGCCACCGGCTCCGAAGTGTCGCTGGCACTGGAAGCGCAGAAGGCGCTGGCAGCCGAAGGCATCAACGTGCGTGTGGTTTCCATGCCGTCGACCAACGTGTTCGACAAGCAGGACCAGGCCTACAAGGACAGCGTACTGCCTAAGGGTGTGAAGCGCGTCGCGGTCGAGGCTGGCGTGACCGGCGGCTGGTACAAGTATGTTCTGGATGGCGCGGTGGTCGGCATGGACTGCTTCGGCGAATCCGCACCGGCACCGGAATTGTTCAAGCACTTCGGCTTCACCACCGACAATGTGGTTGCCGCAGTGAAGAAAGTTATGGGCTAAATACGGGCGCAACCCACATTGCGGCGGCGGCTAAAGGGGCGGAGCCCTGGCCAAAGCCACAACGTGGTCAAGAGCGTGCTGTAACTATAAAACAGATTTTTATTTACTTAACGGGAGAGATGTAATGGCAATCAAAGTTGGCATCAATGGTTTCGGCCGTATCGGCCGCATGGCGTTCCGCGCGATCGCGAAGGATTTTCCTGAGATGGAAGTCGTTGCGATCAACGACCTGCTGGAGCCGGACTACCTGGCCTACATGCTGAAGTACGATTCCGTGCACGGCAATTTCAAGGGTGAAGTCGCGGTGAGCGGCAATAACCTGGTTGTGAACGGCAAGACTATCCGCCTGACCGCCGAGCGCGATCCGGCCAACCTGAAGTGGAACGAAGTCAACGCCGACATCGTTCTGGAGTGCACGGGTTTCTTCCTGACCGACGAGTCCTGCCAGGCTCACATCAAGGCTGGCGCCAAGAAGGTCGTGATGTCCGCTCCTTCCAAGGACAAGACCCCGATGTTCGTGTACGGCGTGAACCACACCACCTACGCCGGCCAAGCCATCGTGTCCGCAGCTTCCTGCACTACCAACTGCCTGGCACCTGTTGCCAAGGTGCTGCACGACAACTTCGGCATCAAGCGCGGTCTGATGACTACCGTGCACGCCGCTACTGCGACCCAGAAGACCGTTGACGGTCCGTCCAACAAGGACTGGCGCGGTGGCCGCGGCATCCTGGAAAACATCATTCCGTCGTCCACCGGCGCAGCCAAGGCTGTCGGCGTGGTGCTGCCCGAACTGAACGGCAAGCTGACCGGCATGGCGTTCCGCGTGCCGACCTCCGACGTCTCCGTGGTCGACCTGACTGTCGAGCTGAACAAGGAAGCCAAGTACGAAGACATCTGCGCAGCAATGAAGAAGGCTTCCCAGACCGGCGACATCAGCAAGACGTTGGGTTACACCGATGAGAAGGTGGTTTCCACCGACTTCCGCGGCTGTGGCTATTCGTCGATCTTCGACGCCGAAGCCGGCATCGCGCTGGACGGCACCTTCGTCAAGGTGGTTGCCTGGTACGACAACGAATACGGCTACACCTGCAACATGCTGCGCTTCGCGCAACACGTCGCCAAGTAACACGTTCGACCAAGGGCTGGCACTGTGCCAGCCCTTTCAGCTTTAAGTCTGTAACAAAGGAAAAATCATGTCCGTTATCAAAATGACCGATCTGGATCTCAAGGGCAAGCGTGTCCTGATCCGCTCCGATCTCAACGTGCCCGTCAAGGACGGCAAAGTCACTTCCGATGCGCGCATCACAGCATCCATGGCCACCATCAACCACGCCCTGAAAGCCGGCGCACGCGTGATGGTGACTTCCCACCTGGGCCGCCCCGAAGAAGGCGTGTACTCGGAAGAGAACTCGCTCAAGCCGGTGGCCGACACCATCGCCAACAAGCTGGGCAAGCCCGTGCGCCTGATCCGCGACTGGATCGACGGCGGCTTCGACGTCGCCGAAGGCGAGCTGGTGCTGCTGGAGAACTGCCGCTTCAACAAGGGCGAAAAGAAGAGCAACGACGAACTGTCGAAGAAGTATGCCGCCCTGTGCGACGTGTTCGTGATGGACGCGTTCGGTACCGCACACCGTGCGGAGGCCTCGACACACGGCGTGGCGAAGTTCGCTCCCGTCGCTGCAGCAGGCATCCTGCTGACCGAAGAACTGGAAGCGCTGAGCAAGGCATTGCTGAACCCCGCACGCCCGATGGTCGCCATTGTCGGCGGCTCCAAGGTCTCGACCAAGCTGACCGTTTTGGAATCGCTGTCCGATAAGTGCGAGCAGCTGGTGGTCGGCGGCGGCATCGCCAACACCTTCCTCAAGGCTGTCGGCAAGAACGTCGGCAAGTCGCTGTGCGAAGACGACCTGGTTCCGACTGCACAGGCACTGATGAGCAAGATGCAGGCGCGCGGTGCTTCCATCCCTGTTGCGGTGGACGTGGTGGTCGGCAAGAAGTTCGATGCCAACGAACCCGCAGTGCTGAAGGATGCCGGCGATGTGGCCGACGACGACATGATCTTCGACATCGGTCCGAAATCCGCTCAGGAACTGGCCGACATCATCATGAATGCGGGCACCGTGGTCTGGAACGGTCCGGTCGGCGTGTTCGAATTCGACCAGTTCGGCGAAGGCACCAAGACTATCGCCAAGGCTATCGCGGAAACCAAGGCCTTCACCCTGGCTGGCGGCGGCGACACCATTGCGGCGATCCAGAAGTACGACATCTACGACAAGGTGTCCTACATTTCCACCGCTGGCGGTGCATTCCTCGAATTCCTCGAAGGCAAGACTTTGCCTGCCGTGGCGATTCTGGAAGAGCGCGCCAAGCAATAATCAACTAGGAACCACATGCTGCGTAGAACAAAAATAGTTGCAACGCTGGGGCCTGCCTCCAGCGACCCAAAGGTGCTGGAGCAAATGATTCGCGCCGGGGTTGACCTGGTGCGGATGAACTTTTCGCACGGCTCGGCGCAGGATCACATGGCCCGCGCCGAAAAGGTGCGCGCCGCCGCTGCTGCGGTCGGCCGTACCGTCGGTATCCTCGCCGACCTGCAAGGGCCTAAGATCCGCGTGCGCAAGTTCGAGAACGACAAGATCGTGCTCAACAAGGGCGATACTTTCATTCTCGACGCCGCGCTGGATGGCCTGGGTAACCAGGAGCGTGTCGGTCTGGACTACAAGGACCTGCCCAAGGATGTGAGCAAGGGCTCGGTGTTGCTGCTCAACGACGGCATGCTCGAATTCGACGTTGCCGAAGTCCGGGGTAGCGAGGTGGTCTGTACGGTGGTACGCGGCGGCGTGTTGTCCAATAACAAGGGCATCAACCGCAAGGGTGGCGGCCTGACGGCGCCTGCCCTGACCGACAAGGACAAGGAAGACATCAAGACGGCCGCGCTGATCAAGGCGGACTTCCTGGCCGTGTCCTTCCCGCGTACCGGCGATGACATGCGTTACGCTCGCGAGCTGATGCATGAAGCTGGCGGCAAGAGCCTGCTGGTGGCCAAGATCGAGCGCGCGGAAGCCATTCCCGTGCTGGGTGACATCATCGATGCGTCCGACGCCATCATGGTGGCACGCGGTGACCTCTCCGTGGAAGTCGGCGATGCGGCAGTGCCCGGATTGCAGAAGCGCATGATCAAGATGGCGCGCGCGAAGAACCGTCTGGTGATCACCGCGACTCAGATGATGGAGTCGATGATCACCAATCCGATCCCGACCCGTGCCGAAGTGTCCGACGTGGCCAATGCCGTGCTGGATGGTACCGATGCGGTGATGCTGTCGGCGGAAACTGCGGTGGGCGACTACCCGGTGGAAACCATCGAAGCCATGGCGCGTATCTGCCTCAAGGCCGAGAAGGAAACCGAGGAGAACGGCGTAGACCGTCGCATGGACCACATCAAGTTCACGCGCATCGACCAGTCCATCGCCATGTCTGCGCTGTATGCCGCCTCGCATTTCAAGGTGAAGGCCATCGTCGCGTTGACGCAATCCGGTTCTACCGCATTGTGGATGTCGCGTATCAATGCCGGCGTGCCGATCTTTGCGATGACCCCGCTGGCATCGACCCTGAGCAAGGTCACCCTGTTCAGCGGCGTGCATCCCATCGCGTTCAAGATCGAATCGAAGAGTCACGCCGTGACCCTGCACCAGGCGGAAGACGAGCTGGTGCGCCTTGGTCTGGTGGAGGAAGGCGACCTGATCGTGATGACCGTTGGCGAAGCGGTCGGCCGTGCAGGACATACCAACACGCTGAAGATCGTGCGTGTCGGCGATCACCGCAAGTAGGCTGGCAATCCGTTTTGGAAATGTAGCAGTACAGATTTTGTATTTAATTTAATCAGGAGGAATAAATGGCACTCGTATCCTTACGTCAACTTCTCGACCACGCGGCGGAAAACAGCTACGGCCTGCCCGCATTCAACGTCAACAACCTGGAACAGGTGAAGGCGATCATGGAAGCGGCTGACGAATGCAACAGCCCGGTGATCATGCAAGGCTCCGCAGGCGCACGCAAGTACGCAGGCGAACCGTTCCTGCGTCACCTCATCGAGGCCGCAGTGGAAATGTATCCGCACATCCCCGTCGTCATGCACCAGGACCACGGCGCATCCCCGGCCGTATGTATCAACGCCATCAAGTCCGGCTTCTCCAGCGTGATGATGGACGGCTCGCTGATGACCGACGGCAAGACACCTTCCAGCTTCGAATACAACGTGAACGTTACCCGCAGCGTCGTAGAAATGTCGCACGCAGTCGGCGTATCCGTTGAAGGCGAACTGGGCTGCCTGGGTTCCCTGGAGTCCGGCCACGGCGAAAAGGAAGACGGCCACGGCGCGGAAGGCGTGCTGAGCCACGACCAACTGTTGACCGACCCGAACGAAGCCGCCGAGTTCGTCAAGCTGACCCAGGTTGACGCATTGGCGATCGCGATCGGTACTTCCCACGGCGCGTACAAGTTCACCAAGCCGCCCACAGGCGACACCCTGGCGATCAGCCGCATCAAGGAAATCCACGCACGTATCCCCAACACCCACCTGGTGATGCACGGTTCTTCTTCCGTGCCGCAGGAATGGCTGGAGATCATCAACCAGTTCGGCGGTGCGATGCCCCAGACCTACGGCGTTCCTGTTGAAGAGATCGTGGAAGGCATCAAGCACGGCGTACGCAAGGTGAACATCGACACCGACCTGCGTATGGCTTCCACCGGCGCGACCCGTCGCTACCTGGCACAGAACCCCAAGGACTTCGACCCGCGCAAGTTCCTGGCCGAGACCACCAAGGCGATGAAGGCAATCTGCAAGGCACGCTACGAAGCCTTCGGTTCCGCAGGCCAGGCCGGCAAGATCAAGCCGATCTCGCTGGACGCGATGGCAACACGCTACATCAAGGGCGAACTGAACGCGATCATCAAGTAGTCGAGCGCATTAAGCCGCACCCGCAAAAGCGACCTTCGGGTCGCTTTTGCTTTGGGATGGAAAAACGCGAGGGAAGATTGTGATTTGCTGTGATAAAACAAGCGGCCATTTGGCCGTTTGTTGTCACTTCCAGGCAGAAGGAGCTGCGGCGGCACAGGTGTCATTGTTTTGATGCCAGAGCCGTAAACCGTTTTCTTGGATGGTAAGGCAACCGTCACCTTCCTGAGTTTTTCCCGCCACAGGTTTTGCACTCAATGTATAAGTCTGTCCTACACCAGTGAGCGTGATGTCATACTTCCCGTCGGAAGTCTTTGCGCCACTTTTGCCAAGACCGCCGGTCGTAGCGTTTCCGTTATAGGCTGTGGCAACATTAGCGGTGTAGGCATTGGAATTGAGATAGATTCTTTCCTGCAGACTCGCCAATTCCAGCAACTCGGTCTGAGCCGCAGCACGCGAGCCACGGACAACATGATTTTTGTAGCTTGGCAGTGCAATGGCGGCGAGAACGCCGGCAATTACCACTACTATCATCAATTCAATCAAGCTGAATCCACGTATGTGTCTCGAAATCATACTTATCCCCAATAAATTTTTTAAGTAACACGAATCAGGATACCGCAGTACCCTGATTTGCTGTCTTAGCGGACCAATTCATGCCAGGAAACACGGCCGGTGCGCGCTTGTAAGCCACGTTCGTCGCCACCGGTTTTAACGTTTCCAGTTGCATTGGCAATTATCTCCGTTGTAGACGTTCCATCCGCCAGTGTCGTGACAATGGTAACTGTGCCATCGTTATTCGTGGTTTTTGTGATGCGGTAGATCAGCTGGTTAGTGCCGTCTGCAAGTGTGCAATTGCTGGTAATGGTGGTTACGTTGCCACTGGTGGTGGTAGTGGTGGTCTGGTTACCACAGCTGCTGCCCAGAGATCCCAGTTTTGGATCCGTGGATCCGGTCGCCGGCGTCTTATTGACGGAAGCAGATGTGGGAGCCGTGTCTTCCGGCACGTCTTTCTTCCAGTCCGAGTTATTCATCAGTGCGGTGGTATTCCAGGCATCGCCATTCCGGTTCGTCTGGCTCCAGGTGCCGGTAGAGCCGTAGCACATGCCGTTCGGATGGTGCCAGTACACGTTATATTCGGCGAGAACATAAGAATAGTAGCTGGACTTGACGCGCCATCCGTACTCCGGACGTCCGGCAACATTTTCTTCGATAGCGGCTTGCGGCGTAGTGGCCTTGATGATTTGAACGGTCAAAGCGCCATTATGCCGGGCACCCTCGGTCGTGCTGTCTGTACCCGGCCCGTTGGTTCCGTTGGCAGGGGGTATTACCGGCTGGTACAGATCCGCCTTGCCGTTAGGATCATTGCCATCCCAGACGCAACCGGGTTGCGTTGGGTGCAATCCCACTCGCATGTCCGCAGGACTGGAACCCCACCAATTTTTAACCTGGAACGCGTTAACCGGCATGTTCAACGCTAGGCTTCTCAGTGTGGCGCGGGTGTAGGTCGGCACGGTGGCGATATCAAGGTTGGCAGAGGTCTGGTAATCCTTGATGGAAATATAACCATTGCCGGATGCCGGGTCATAGTTAGCGGTGTCGATATGCAGCGAAACCGCCGGACTCAGATACTGATTCATCAGCAATACCTTGAACTGCGTCGATGTGCTGGAAATGTGGTTCGAAAGGTTGTAGTTTGTTTTGCTGGCATTCAGCATATTCAAACCGGTCTTGTCATACGCATCGTCGTATTCGTGGGTGTGAGTATCATACGAACACGAGGTGCTGACGTCGTTTCCCGTGGTAGCCGCGCTGCCGCCGCTCATGCCGGAGACGGACTCTCCCAGCCCGGTTGCTCCGGTAATGGTGATGCTCAGGGTGCCGTTATAGGCAGTACCAACCGCCTTCGCGGTTATGGTAACAACGCCCCTATTGGCTGTCGCCGTATAGTTGGCAGAAGTGTTTATCTTGTCGCTAACCCAAGTGGCCATATCGGATTTGTTCATACTCGAAGGATTTCCGCTGGCTATGGTGGTGGTACCCACCTTGACGGTTATGTCCGATGGGTTTTTGGAGCTGCTGTAATTGAGGGTAATCGTGCCAGTCGCCTTTCCTCCGCTGGTCGTGTCGCAGGCACTGGTCAGGTAATTGTCGACGTCGAAGTGTCCGCCGGCCACACCCCGCTCTGCCGTCTGCGGCGGGAAGGTGACATCAGGG includes these proteins:
- a CDS encoding DUF4390 domain-containing protein, with product MLVWLFVAAAHADGIAVGKAQLRQAEDGYQLAASYDINLNYTVQQALSRGIPLYFVSEFSLTRSRWYWLDEEVFHGEQTIKFSYNVLTRQYRISRGALFQNFASFEDALNILARQSSLPFSSDLMKKDGNYTAAVRLRLDTAQLPKLLQVNALTGKDWNLDSEWYRWVARVPAANGEGKAE
- a CDS encoding sensor histidine kinase, which produces MKYLILVSVVVGGALLYLLSSSSADTEVFSLNYYSLLGLTGTLAVCLMGLVGYQLWRLRNKLRNRVFGAKLTLRLVLFFTLIAVVPGILVYAVSVQFLGKSIESWFDVRVEKALEGGLNLGRSSLDNSLKELSKKTQFIGLLLAEKQPEQYQRALDQLVDEKVAQEAALFSAKGNLVAFSSGGRHSLQPDMPDSELLRLTLEKGENAVIDTLPQKGLTLRALVAVDSNTHGARYVLQFTQPVPKQIEADAETVQAVYRDYQELTLSRLGLKRLYAITLTLSLLVVLLTAVSAAFFISERLGASLEALAEGTRAVAQGDFTRQHPIQSSDELGALTGLFNQMTRQLFDAKQASEQQQREVESAKAHLESVLTHLSSGVLALDDGLRLRSVNPSAGQILGAPLQEMLRMPLDQIAEKYSLLGSFCQTVMEAFGETPNGEWQRQIERLSKNGVQILLMRGTRLPQGGEAGYVVVFDDISHLLQAERQAAWGEVARRLAHEIKNPLTPIQLSAERLQHKLSDKLDESGAQLLKRATQTIVSQVAAMKNMVGDFANYARGPALKLSRLDVHKLIKEVLGLYEANAIPIVLKLEASHSEVNGDATRLRQVVHNLLQNAQDALQGVAQPQITLTTETQGREIHLRVEDNGAGFSESVLARAFEPYMTTKTKGTGLGLAIVKKIVEEHGGRIAIENNQNGGARINIHLPLTEEA
- a CDS encoding response regulator, with product MASKQILVVDDEIGIRELLSEILFDEGYQVHLAENAEQARSYRNEREPDLVLLDIWMPDTDGVTLLKEWVEQDLLTMPVVMMSGHGTIETAVEATRIGAVDFLEKPISLQKLLGTVAKAIKEGAPKPPVPVDEVPNQQITLDIDGQMQQFSLPLDLPLREAREHFDAFYFDYHLQKEGGNITRVAEKVGLERTHLYRKLKQLGIKFAKKGGEDETQ
- the tkt gene encoding transketolase, translating into MAATRNVTPPKYNDITGAIRMLAVDAVQKANSGHPGAPMGMAEIADVLWNRHLRHNPANPKWPDRDRFILSNGHGSMLVYALLHLSGYDLPIEELKRFRQMHSKTPGHPEYGYTPGVETTGGPLGQGITNAVGMAMAEKLLANEFNKPGHEIVNHHTYVFLGDGCMMEGISHEACALAGTWGLGKLTAFWDDNNISIDGHIDGWYTDDTAKRFEAYGWHVIANVQGHDSDAIDAAIKAAHAVTDKPTLICCKTIIGAGSPNKEGTHDVHGAALGADEVAATREHIGWKYPPFEIPAHVYEAWDARTKGAGLEKLWNNKFAEYKKAFPKEAAEFERRINNQLPADWAAHAAEFIAKTNEKAETIATRKASQNAINGLQPALPEFLGGSADLTGSNLTNWTGAHHVSGKKPGNYISYGVREFGMSHIMNGMALHGGFLPFGGTFLMFSEYARNALRMSALMKQRVIYVFTHDSIGLGEDGPTHQPVEQTATLRYIPNMEVWRPCDTVESAVAWVAAVERNDGPSSLIFSRQNLAFQKRDAAQIAAIRKGAYVLSEAAGGKPQAVIIATGSEVSLALEAQKALAAEGINVRVVSMPSTNVFDKQDQAYKDSVLPKGVKRVAVEAGVTGGWYKYVLDGAVVGMDCFGESAPAPELFKHFGFTTDNVVAAVKKVMG
- the gap gene encoding type I glyceraldehyde-3-phosphate dehydrogenase; the encoded protein is MAIKVGINGFGRIGRMAFRAIAKDFPEMEVVAINDLLEPDYLAYMLKYDSVHGNFKGEVAVSGNNLVVNGKTIRLTAERDPANLKWNEVNADIVLECTGFFLTDESCQAHIKAGAKKVVMSAPSKDKTPMFVYGVNHTTYAGQAIVSAASCTTNCLAPVAKVLHDNFGIKRGLMTTVHAATATQKTVDGPSNKDWRGGRGILENIIPSSTGAAKAVGVVLPELNGKLTGMAFRVPTSDVSVVDLTVELNKEAKYEDICAAMKKASQTGDISKTLGYTDEKVVSTDFRGCGYSSIFDAEAGIALDGTFVKVVAWYDNEYGYTCNMLRFAQHVAK
- a CDS encoding phosphoglycerate kinase; protein product: MSVIKMTDLDLKGKRVLIRSDLNVPVKDGKVTSDARITASMATINHALKAGARVMVTSHLGRPEEGVYSEENSLKPVADTIANKLGKPVRLIRDWIDGGFDVAEGELVLLENCRFNKGEKKSNDELSKKYAALCDVFVMDAFGTAHRAEASTHGVAKFAPVAAAGILLTEELEALSKALLNPARPMVAIVGGSKVSTKLTVLESLSDKCEQLVVGGGIANTFLKAVGKNVGKSLCEDDLVPTAQALMSKMQARGASIPVAVDVVVGKKFDANEPAVLKDAGDVADDDMIFDIGPKSAQELADIIMNAGTVVWNGPVGVFEFDQFGEGTKTIAKAIAETKAFTLAGGGDTIAAIQKYDIYDKVSYISTAGGAFLEFLEGKTLPAVAILEERAKQ
- the pyk gene encoding pyruvate kinase, which produces MLRRTKIVATLGPASSDPKVLEQMIRAGVDLVRMNFSHGSAQDHMARAEKVRAAAAAVGRTVGILADLQGPKIRVRKFENDKIVLNKGDTFILDAALDGLGNQERVGLDYKDLPKDVSKGSVLLLNDGMLEFDVAEVRGSEVVCTVVRGGVLSNNKGINRKGGGLTAPALTDKDKEDIKTAALIKADFLAVSFPRTGDDMRYARELMHEAGGKSLLVAKIERAEAIPVLGDIIDASDAIMVARGDLSVEVGDAAVPGLQKRMIKMARAKNRLVITATQMMESMITNPIPTRAEVSDVANAVLDGTDAVMLSAETAVGDYPVETIEAMARICLKAEKETEENGVDRRMDHIKFTRIDQSIAMSALYAASHFKVKAIVALTQSGSTALWMSRINAGVPIFAMTPLASTLSKVTLFSGVHPIAFKIESKSHAVTLHQAEDELVRLGLVEEGDLIVMTVGEAVGRAGHTNTLKIVRVGDHRK